The DNA sequence ATTGGATGCCATCAAACATGCATAGCTATGACTTATTATTCTGTCACTAGCAGGAAGTATACACCACCCTACAGATGCAGACCTGGACATTGAATAATGCTTTTTCGCCCCTGGATGTATGAAGGCTAAAGATCATCTATGCTGGGCTGCACTTGGTTCAGAGCCATGGCCACGCTAAATTGAATAGTCCTAATTTAATGGCTGAAGAGATGCCAAACTTTGATAGACGGCTGTTGTTCTGGAGAGGGCTCGCTGATAATGCAAAGACACAGAGAATTAAGTTAGGACAACATCCTGTGAGAGTATcagtgtgtggtttttgtgtgGTGGTGACTTCACTGTGcaaaaatggaatgaaatgcAAGTCTTGCTTTTTCAGCGGGTCACCATTCTTTGTAAGGTTCTATGAGCGTTATCTCcacttttattttacctttttatttttgttcaatgcATGCACAGTGAAGTCATGACCACCGAGTGACAGGTGGACTTGAACGTGGTTTGTCATCTGTAATTTGAAGTGGAAAAACAAGCTGCTTGAAATGGgtctttaaataataaaaattgtcATAAATATTATCTGGAGGGTCTGAACTAGTTTTGTATTCCATGGAGCATAGCTGTTctgatggttttatttttagcttgtGTCATTGAATTTGTGTGCAAAACCAGTTCTTACCTGTTAAGATGGATATATAGATGGGGAGACCAACAATTTATTTCTATCGGTACATTCAAGTAGCAAGTCACCTACCACACACAATGTACAACTACATTATCAATGCAGCAACAACATTTACTAGATATTTACGAGACcagtaataaaagaaaaagttaCTGGTAGTTTGAGTGGTTCTGGCTTTTCAGTGACACACTCCAATGCAGTTCAGTTATTCAGTTTGATCCATCTCTGGTTCTGTTCACATAGCAGATTCTTTGTACTGTAACTGAATGTAAGGTGCAGCAGCCTTTTGTTCttattggttttaaaaaatattttttgctgttttttttttttttttttaacatgcagaCAAACCTTCCCATCTTCAAGCTGAAGGAGTCGTGTGTGCGGAGAAGGTACAGCGATTTCGAGTGGCTAAAGAATGAGCTGGAGAGAGATAGTAAGGTAAGCAGCTAGGGTGAATGTGCATTATCAGGATTTCAGAAGGCCGCGCCACAGTGTGACGTGTAACGGCTGTAGCCATTCTGAGCAGTTTGACCGGCTAAAGCAGTAGCTCTCAGTGCTTCGCTGATCCGACTCATGTCATGGTTCATATGtatcttaaatatttttatcatttacacATACTGTGTACACATTCATGCAAATCCTTCTGTTGCTTCTCTAGTCTTGTGTGCGGGACTGGGGTGGTAAAAATGGAAAGGGTGTGTGAGATTGCCCCGTGTCGTTCTCTGACAGATTGTGGTGCCCACTCTGCCTGGCAAAGCCCTGAAGAGACAGCTGCCATTCCGGGGAGACGAGGGCATCTTCGAGGAGTCCTTCATCGAGGAGCGGAGGGCGGGCCTGGAGCAGTTCATCAACAGGTACGGCCATTTTGGCCAGGAGAGCCGAGAAGAAAGAGTTCCCCACAGGTTTTACCGCTGACCTGAATATCTGTGtgttcccccctctctccccctctctctctctctctcattctctctctcttttctctctctgtcaccttATTCAGGATTGCTGGCCACCCCTTGGCCCAGAATGAGCGCTGCTTGCACATgttcctgcaggaggagggcaTTGACCGTAACTACATCCCTGGAAAAGTACGCCAGTAGGGACCAGGGGAGAGGGGTGgcggctgtggggggggggggtgcgttgatacgtgggggagggaggagctgTTCTCTTGCTGTTTTCATCCAATCCACCCTTCTACCACTTAAAGCAGAATAACGTTTATTTTTACActaagaaatataaatatatattctatCAAAACGTAAAGCATAGagactgctttcatttatagacttttttgtgttattaacCTGGTGTGAACTTTTATCTGCTTATCATGGGTtgtgtacatgtttatataCTGAGGCATTAAGAATGCAGCAAAATATTTTGGCTTCAGGGTTTCCCTACAAAACATATATTCACAAATTATCCggaaatacaatttaattaacTTAATTTCTTAACAATAAATTAACACAACGGGCAAAACTCACCTTGGCCACTTGCGTGTTTGTCACACAGCCAATGCAGTCGACTGGGTTGCTGACCTGTGGATGTGTTGTGGGTGTGGATTCGCACACGTGCAGGGCTCTAACATTTTTTACAAGGTGCACATGTGCACCTATGAGGTGAAATTATGGAGCGCACTAATGTGTCCCAATCAGTAGATTCGCTCCTGAATCGTTTATCCAGTTAGCGCACATCAAATGCTCCTGAAATGGGAGCGCGGTGGAGCCCTGACGCATCTCTGGCTGTGACCCACCGTGGCAGCagaagctgggggggggggggggggggggggggggcgactcgCGCTAATTATGTCTCGGCCTAAATGCCAGGGCTGCTCCGCGGTAGAAGGGAAGAGGCCCCGGGGATGCTGGGGGAGGAATGTACCCGCTCCAGGGCTGTCTCGCGCTCGGGTGTGTACCTGCACCTTTGGGCAGTCTCGCACCTGTCAGCTGCGTGGTGTTCAGACTGGTTTGGCTGAACGACAGACAGGGCAGCCTCCTGCAGCCATTCCTGTACAACATGTTTGTGTATTCTTGAAGCATCTTTAGGTAGGAGGAACTGTCAACCTTTACTGTGTTCAGATGAGATCTTCATGACatctgaaattatatatatatatatatatatatatatatatatatggacacaaaaacacatttaatcgATATACCTTGTTTGTATGGGGGCAAGGAGTATCAGAATCTTTACTGTGaaactatttacattttaattgccATGTATTGATTCTTCACTAGATGTAATTTACAAAAAGTTTGAAGTAGGAGTGTACATCGTCCCTTGACATTTATCTGTCCGCAGACCTTAACTTGCTTCCTGCAATAGCAAGAATCTTACTTAGGTTATTTAAATCAGTTCCTcagttgatttgtttttgtatttgacaTCCATCCAGACCAGTGTGGCTTCCTaagtattattaatttattgctgctgtgtgtgcacttcAAGAGGGGAAACACATGCTGACAGCATCAAACCAAAAGGAGCATCTCTGGGTGATGTGGGAATTTTGTCATCATGTGACCCTCGTCATATAAAAATAGCAGTTTTGTCTCGCATGACTTCAGCATTATGTGCTGTGTTGTTTCTTCTGTCTTGGCTAAATCAGTTAAGATTTCCTATATGTTTAGTAAAAACAGGAGCCAAAAtcatttattccatttttaatgcctctgtgtgtgcgtgcgtgtgtgtgtgtgtgtgtgtgtgtgtgtgtgtgcatgcgtgaatgagtgagtgagtgagggtgaTGGTTgcggaagtgtgtgtgtgtccatgctcAGTTGTTCTGTGTCTCTGATATGTTTCTGTACTTAAGTTAAAAAGGGAAGTGACATGGTAGTGTTTTGTGGTGCTGGGTGCAGCGGGTGGTTGAGTAACTGAGTGCGTGATTAATGCGTTCTCACAGTGAACTGAGGGACAGGGAAAGGTgctcttttctctttcattgGCTGTTTGATCACACATTTTCTTCCCATTTCTTTTTAGGTATGATTAAAGTAAGttgttctttattattattattattattattattattattattattattattattattaactctGGCAACCCTGCTGTTGCATTGACAGTAATTACAAATTGGGGGATGGGGGCAAAGTTTTGGAGAACTGTGCATTTACATGAcaatttctttgtctttctttcttttgcctTTGAAACTGGTTCTACCTGCTCTGGCTGGCATACCCTCTCCTGTTTCCATTTCCTGCCAGTAACATGTAACATAACATCTCAGTAGTGGCTGGTATCTTTGCTGCATGCTTGGTTTAATCTCAGATCAAATTGGTGAGAATCCATCTGTTAATCTTCATTGGTGACTTCCCCTTCATTGATTCAAGCTTGCCTTGCAGGCCTTGTTGCTTCTGGAAGGCTCTCTTGTATGTGGAGTCTAGACCGTCACTGCATATATCTCAGGCCAATACTGCTCTACTggatcatcgtcatcatcatcatcaaaaagGAGGATAACATTTTGCAGTATTAACGTAGCCTAAACTTAAAATGTTCTCTCATGGTTGGAGACTTgaagaaaatctattttttttgtggatgaTTTATGGCCAATCCCATGGATATAATGTGAAATgggttaaaaaaacattatgatgatgattatgatgacaGAAAACTTCTATGGGGGggaaatgtgaaatgatagaTTGGCCTTGATCTAAAGCTCCAGCAGACAATGCAAATGGctgagtatatgtgtgtttgaaatgtgcAGATTTGCACCTAATCTGTTACCCATGTGTCATTTCTGGCATAGAATAATGTACAAGCTTTCTATTGCAGCATTTATAGCAGGAAGCGCCATGGCGAATCCTACTTGATTTGCCAATAACTTTCCCAAAATCAGCTTGCGCTTCATCACCATACGGGTCACAAATAATGTCCCAATCCCATTAATGTACCTTTTAAAAGGGTTTGCATGGGGGGGGATGTGGACCGGGTGGGCAGCGGTCAGTAACTCCAGTTTTCAGTCAAATCCTATGGAGAGGGTAGACCGCAGTTAAAATTTACAGTTGAATCTCATTTTGAATCTAGCCCCAGCGATGCTGAGACGCGGAgcgctacaccccccccccccccccccccggcctggcTGCCGGTTTTATCGTCTGACCACGATAAAGCCAAGCGGCCTCAACCACAGGTGACCACACCAGCTGcacccagctctctctctctctctttctctcatgtaaataatatgtacatatatatctATATCTGGGGACACTGCGGCAGACTGCATGCGCCACACCAGCGGGCCTGCAGCTACGTGAGGTCTTGCTGGGGGAAGACGGCGCATCGCGGATTCGTGCTGACTTTGTTTTTGGGGTTTGGaggcaggtgggtgggtgggagggtgggtgggtgagtggggcATTCTGCtttctttatcattttttctttgtcataTTGTTGAGACTGTTATCAGCACCAATGCAGACATTCCACACTTTCAGTTTCTAGTTCTACCCAAGCCTACTCGGTATGACTCCTTTCCACtctacaaaaacattgtcttgcACAGTTGTGGGTCTGTTTGTGCCCCGTCAGTCATGCAGACCGACTGGACTCACAGGGCAGACTGTCATGATTGGCAGCAGTATAAACCTTATGTACATGCTGCCTGTTGCATTTTGCCAGCACCACTTCTGTCTTTGGAAGTGCGGTGTGCAAATCTGCCGTCTCATTTCTTTCTATAAGCTTTTTGGCCAACGGTGACTTGTGAAAGAGATGCACAATTTCATCCCAGGCCAGCTAATTGGTATTGCTTTACCTACTCAGCAAGCGCTCCTCACTTGGGCAATTTGGATTGCACATCTTTTGCAGAATTATCCGTTTTAAAACTGGATTTCACAGTGTTATCTTGCCAAATGATACAGCAGTTAACCTGCATCCTTGGCTGTAGAACAGGGTTTTTCAATTACCAGCCCAGGGCTATGTGCAGCCTGCCATATGTATTCTCTGAGCCCTTTGATCATTGAGAATAAGGAAAAAATAAGGAGTTTATTTCGGTGCATCAAAAAATGATAAGGTCTACACCTGCTGTGTTGGCATATCTATGACTACAGTCACTAGAGAATAATAGCTGATTGCTAGGTGTATTTCAAGAAGGCATTGACTTTGTTTACACACACaaggtacattttatttaaaaaacgcGACGCAGTACAAGCAAAATGTTTGGTCCATatgcaaaatgtaataaaataaatatgggcCCTGGGGAAAATTGTTTGAAAAACCTTGTCACAGCCCAGCTCCTTCACCACTTTTCCACACTACCACCTGCACCACTTGCTCATGGGCATCATGGAAATGAGATTGATGAAATAAGTGGAAATGTATGGAGGCCAAACCATGCCTCTGCATCACTAGCAGGTAAACGGTCTTAGACCCTAACAGTTTTTACCCTTGTCATACCTGGTTGGAGAAGAGGGTGGgatgttgggggtgggggggggtattagAGAATCTGTCCCAACTTTTAGCTTTCTGTACATTCCATTCATCATACTGCACCCTTGAAtgtcctgattttttttaaacataatgtttgaaaatgagATCTAATAACAATCGAAAAATCGCTTGTTCTGAAGACCCTGCTCAGTTTCGAGGCATCCGTTGCAAAGTCTCAGTTGTCGTACCATATCTGCTACCTCTTAACAGCTGAAAATTGGCCTGTTGATCATTGTCCCAAAGTGCTCCCCACAAGGCTTGCTTTGTGTATCTACATTAATTTCTCTCAACCCCAGGGGTAGCTCTCTGGTGCCAGCAGTAGCACACTTGTGAGCTCATACCCACATTTGGGACTGTGCTATCGAGGTGGGGCTATTCATAAATATGCCAAAAGAAATGGGCCATGTCTTCCTCAAATTCCTTTCCCCATTTTTACATGTACTCCCAAATAGCAAAGTGAATGTTTTATATGAACATGCTTTGaccatatgatttttttttttaaacaattattattactattcttTTTGAACTTTACATGTATGTAACCGTTGTAAATTGTAATCTGGGCTTTGTTTCAAATCTTCTGTCAGGAATGCTATGACCGatattcatgttcattttaaacCACTGTGAAAACCCAATAAAGAGCTGGTTGTCCCtgtctttggaaaaaaaagagtttaaatTGTGCTTGTAGATCTTCTGAATTCTTTGTACTGCATGTTTGCGCCATGGTAGCTTTTATATGATACTCATTCAGTACCTTGTTTAATTGTCAGCCTGTGTACTTCTACTGGTTTTGAGTGTCTGAAGATTTGCTTTGCTGTGTCAGACCCCACTAATAAAATTGTTACAGTCAATGATGCCTTAACCATTCCTGTGGTGTGTTAGGTTAATGCATAATATCCTGGCCAGTGTCTGACGCTTACTTGAATTTATATCCATACCTGCAGTACTTTGCTGATCAGCTATGCAAAAGCTTTGCCACACGgtgctggttttttttccttctttttcccaGGACAGTATTTTCAGCAGAGTAGCTCTTTTATattcacttctgttttgctgttgtctgtgtgtcttgtctgtgaATTGGCTTCATTCACATGGGTAAGAGATGAAAACTGCCTGCTGTTGATACTAATGTTGTCAGGGCCTGACTGGGCAATGCAGGAAGGCATTTGTAAATGAGTGGACCCCTTCTTGCAAACGCACTTCTCATAGAAACTTGAACAATGATGTGTCAATTGGAGGATTCAAAATGGAAGTGGAGTTATGAGTGCTCT is a window from the Anguilla anguilla isolate fAngAng1 chromosome 3, fAngAng1.pri, whole genome shotgun sequence genome containing:
- the LOC118223189 gene encoding sorting nexin-12 isoform X1; its protein translation is MSEPTVADTRRLNSKPQDLTDAYGPPSNFLEIDVYDPQTIGVGRSRFTTYEVRMRTNLPIFKLKESCVRRRYSDFEWLKNELERDSKIVVPTLPGKALKRQLPFRGDEGIFEESFIEERRAGLEQFINRIAGHPLAQNERCLHMFLQEEGIDRNYIPGKVRQ
- the LOC118223189 gene encoding sorting nexin-12 isoform X2; this translates as MSEPTVADTRRLNSKPQDLTDAYGPPSNFLEIDVYDPQTIGVGRSRFTTYEVRMRTNLPIFKLKESCVRRRYSDFEWLKNELERDSKIVVPTLPGKALKRQLPFRGDEGIFEESFIEERRAGLEQFINRIAGHPLAQNERCLHMFLQEEGIDRNYIPGKV